From the Rhodoflexus caldus genome, the window TCGGCTTCGTTGTCAAAAATAAGCGGTACTTTTTTGTTCAATTCCTTGGCAGGATTCTGGATGCGCTTGCTTGTTGCCAAGTCATAAACGGCGCGTTGCTCAGGTTCGTGATGTTCTTGGAAACCGGTAGCAATAACCGTAACGCTGATGGCTTTGCCTAATGCCTCATCTACTGCCTGTCCGAAGATAATTTCGGCATTTTCGCCGGCCTGCTCCTGCACGTACTGCGTAATTTCTTCCAACTCCTCGAATTGGAAAGTATCCTCATCGCCCACCATGATGCTGAGCAGAATATATTTTGCCCCGAAAATATCCGTATCGTTCAGCAGTGGCGAGGTGATGGCTGCCTCTACGGCACGGCGGGCGCGGTTGTCGCCTTCGGCACTTGCAGAACCCATCACGGCAACGCCCGAGTCTTTCATTACCGTGCGCACGTCTTCAAAGTCCACGTTGATAATCCCCGGCACGGTGATAATTTCGGCAATGGACTTAGCCGCTTTGGTCAGTACGTTATCGGCCTGATTAAACGCATCGCGCATGGTGGTATTGCCGTAAATCTCGCGCAGTTTGTTGTTCAGAATCACAATAACCGTATCGCAATGCTTGCGCAGTTCGGCAATGCCTTGCTCAGCGCGGGCTTGCTTGGGCTTGCCCTCAAACTGGAAAGGCGCGGTAACAATGCCAACCGTAAGAATGCCCATTTCCTTGGCAATTTCAGCAATAACGGGGGCAGCACCCGTACCCGTTCCGCCGCCCATGCCGGCAGTGATAAACACCATTTTGGTGTTACCCGTCAGCATCTTGCGGATTTCTTCTTTGCTTTCAATGGCAGAATTGCGCCCTTTTTCGGGATTTGCTCCCGCACCCAGTCCAGCGGTCAAGTTAGCGCCCAACTGTACCTTATTGGGTACGGGGCTGAGTTGCAACGCCTGAATGTCTGTATTGCAAACGTAGAAATCTACGCCGCGAATACCCTGACGATACATGTGGTTTACCGCATTGCTGCCGCCACCGCCCACACCGATTACCTTAATAATGGAATCGTTATTGGTGAGCATATCAAATTCATATCTGAGTTCTTTCATAGTTGTATGTCGTTTGGTGTGAAAGGCTGGGATTAATATTTACCGTCATCAAAGTCATCAATCAGTAAGTCTTTGGTTTTCTGAAGGATGTCTCTGAAGAAACTGGAAGCGGAAGGGCGGCTGCTGCCACTGCCGTAAGAGTAGCCTTCCACACCGCTGATTTTCGGGCTCTTCAGATAGTTGTCTTCGCGCTCGTCTATGGTCATAAAGCCTGCCAGCACCAAACCGACGGAGGTGGCAAACATCGGGCTTTTTACATTTTCGTGTTTGCTCTTGCCGAGGTGTTCGTTCGGATAGCCGATGCGTGTGTCTAAGCCCGTTTTCAGCGAAAACAGTTCGCGGATGCCTTGCAACATGGCGCCGCCGCCTGTCAGCACGATGCCCCCTGCCAACTTGTTGGCATAGCCCGAACGGACAATTTCCAGATAAACCATTTCCACGATTTCCTCTACGCGGGCTTCAATAATCCGTGCCAGATTTTTCACCGAAATTTCTTTTGCCGGACGGTCGCGCAGCCCCGGGATAGACACCATCACGTTTTCAGGCGTAGCAGCAGGCAGCGAAGAACCAAAGAACACTTTGAGTTGCTCTGCCTGACTTTCCAAAACCGAACAGCCCTGCTTAATGTCGCTGGTGATAATTTCGCCGCCAAACGGAATGACAGCAGTGTGGCGGATGATGCCGTCGTGGAAAATGGCAATGTCGGTAGTGCCGCCGCCAATGTCCACAATGGCAATGCCCGCTTCTTTTTCCTCTTCGCTCAAAACGGCAAGGCTGGATGCCAATGGCTCTAAGATAATGTTTTCAATCTGCAAGCCGGCACGCTCTACGGCGCGTTTGATGTTTTTCACCGCATTGGTTTGCGCCGTGATGATGTGGAAATCGGCTTCCAACTTCACCCCTGCCATGCCTACGGGGTCTTTGATGTTTTCCTCGTAATCAACCGTATAGTGTTGCGGCATCACGTGGATAATTTCGCTGCCCGGCGTGGTTACGGTGCGGTACATGTCGTTGGTGAGCCGGTTTACGTCTTCAATGGTAATCTCATCGTCGTTGCGGCTGCGGGTAATGCTGCCTCGATGCAAGTAGCTGCGGATGTGCTTGCCTGCAATACCCACGTTTACCACGCGGATTTCAATACCCGAAGTTTTTTCTGCCTCTGCAATGGCTTCCGTAATGCTGACGGTCGTTTTGCTGATGTTGGATACCACGCCGTCTTTCACGCCTTGCGATTCGGCTTTACCCATTCCGATAATTTCCAATTTGCCGAAATTGTCTAAACGACCGACGATGGCGCATATCTTGGTCGTTCCGATATCCAATCCGACGATGATTTTGTCGTTCATAATGGTAGATGTTTATTAATATTTTTCACGCGTTCAATTTTGGGTTACTCGCAGACAATTTGGTTGTTGAAGCCCACCTTCACTTTTCGGTATGCCGTCCAGCCTTTGGCAGGGACAATTTTTTCGTAGAAAAGTGCCAACCGTCGGAATTTCTTCTCCACATCAACGGGTTCGCCAAACTCAATCAACTGTTCGCCTACGGTCGGGTAAAAGGTTAAGTGTAAGTCTTTGTCAATATCAATTTGTGCAATTTGTGCTTTCCAGAAAGGGTCTTTATCAATGAAATTCAGCACTTCCAGCAGTGCTTTGCCGTAGGGCTGCACCAGCGTATCCAAATTTGAGAGAGAGTCTGTGCCTTCGCCGGTTACAATAGGCACGCGAGCAGTGAACTTATCCGAAGTAGGAATCATTTTGCCCTCGTCGGAAATGTAGTAACTGCCGCCTTTGTTGCGCATCACGCGGGCAACGGGCTTGCGCTGGGTAACGTTGATAACCAGCGTGCCTTTCAGGTCGCGGGAAACCTGACAGTCTTCCACGAAGTTGTATTGCCTGATGCGGTTTTCTAATGCTACCAAGTTGATAGCACCCGGTTCGGTTGCCAACGAATCGCCGCGGCGGAAGTCGTTCACAATTGCTTCTATATCGCTTTCGGTGAGCAGTTGCCCTTCTTCGGCATAATTTAGCTGAATGAGTACCTGCCCGTTGGATACGCGGGCGTAATGCCTGCCCGCAAAGCCGACAGCTGCAAAAATGGCAATGGCTGTCAGTAAAATTTTTGCCCGTTTTTTGAGTCTGAATCTGCGCATCGGTCAAACGGTTTTAAGGGTGAATGTCTCTGTTATTTGCGGCACAAATCGGTCAATATCGCCTGCCCCGACCGTTGCCAGCAAGTCAATATCCAATTGCCGAAGCATCGGCAGCAGTTCCTGTTCGGTTATCAAATGTTTGTCTTGTACGGTGGCACGACGGAAAATCAGTTCCGATGTTACGCCTTCCATCGGCAGCTCTCGCGCCGGATAAATCGGCAGCAAGATGAGGCGGTCTGCACGGCTCAAACTTTCCGAAAAACCCGCTGCAAAGTCGCGGGTACGCGAAAACAAATGCGGCTGAAACACGACCGTCAAATGGCGGTTCGGGTAGCGCATTCGCATGGCGGCAATAAACGCATCTATTTCGGTCGGATGGTGAGCGTAGTCGTCCACATACACCAACTCATCGGTTTCTATGCAAATTTCAAAGCGACGCTTCACGCCTTTGTAAGTTGCCAAAGCCTCGCGAAGGCTTTCGGGCGCAATTTGTGCCACTTTCCAAGCCAGCGTAAGAGCCGCCAGTGCGTTATTGAGGCTGTGCATTCCCGGAACGGCAAGCACGGCATCTTTCAGCATCGTTTTGCCGCGAACCACCCAATCAAAAACGGTGCGCCCGTTCACAACGCGGATATTTTCCGCCCATACGTCCAAACCTGCGGCAGATTGTGCGTCGTATCGCCAAACTTCCGCATTTGCAAAGTCGGCTTGGCGCACTTGTGCCAAGCGGTGCAGCAACAGGAACGATTTTACCTGTTTGCCAAAGTCGGTAAAACTTTCCCGCAATCGGTCGGCTTCGCCGTAGATGTCCAAATGGTCGGCATCGGTAGAGGTGATGACAGCCGCCAAGGGTTGCAGGTGCAGAAACGAACGGTCGTATTCGTCGGCTTCTACCACTGCCCAAGCCTGTGCTGCCTCCCCGCGATTGAGCAGGAAATTGGTTTGGTAGTTTTGCGTGATGCCGCCCAAAAACGCCGCGCAGTCCGTGCCGCTGTGGTGTATCAGGTGCGCCAAAGTGCTGCTTGTGCTGGTTTTTCCGTGCGTTCCCGCTACGGCAAGGCAGCGCATGGCATTGGCAATCAGTCCCAATACGGCAGCGCGTTTGCGGCAGTCAAAACCGTTGGCAATCAGGTAGTTCAGCTCGCGATGGTCTTTCGGAACGGCGGGCGTGTAAACCACCAAAGTTGCCTTCGGATTTTCAAGGAACGGCGCGGGAATCAGTGCGACATCGTCCGTAAAGTGTATGTCCATGCCTTCGGATTGCAAGGCAGCCGTCAGCGGGGTAGCGGTGCGGTCATAGCCGGCAACCTCATAGCCGTTGGCTTTGCACCAACGCGCCAAGTTGCTCATCCCGATGCCGCCGATACCGACGAAATACACAAAACGAATGTTCGCTAACACCTTTTTTTACGCTTTATCAATTTCACTTACAATTACTTCTGCGATTTGCGCCGCCGCATCGGGTCGGGCAAATGCGCGAATGGAATTTTTTAATGCCGCCTGTTTGGCTTCATCTGCCAGCAGTTGCATGAGCATATCGCCCAGCAGTGCCTCCGCCTCGCTGTCTTTGACCATCAGTGCCGCGCCTTTTTCTGCCAAGGCAAGGGCATTTTTGGTCTGATGGTCTTCCGCCACGTTGGGCGAAGGAATCAGGATGCAGGGCTTTTGCGCCACGCAAATTTCCGATACCGAAAGCGCGCCCGCACGCGAAACAACCACGTCGGCAAGGGCATAGGCATAGTGCATTTCATACACAAAGTCGCTGATATACAGCCCCTTTTGCGGCGGAAACAACGCCCGCAGCGCGTCGTAGTAGCCTTTGCCCGTTTGCCAAATGAGCTGATAGCCGCCATCCAACAGCCGAAGGGCTTCTTTCTGTATGCAGCGGTTCACGGTGCGTGCGCCAAGGCTTCCGCCAAGCACCAGCACGGTTTTTCTGTCGGCAGCCAGCCCGAAATGCGCCGCCGCCTTTTCGCGCAAGCCCTCCAAGTGCTGAATATCTTGCCGCACGGGGTTGCCCGTCAGCACGATGCGCTCCTTGGGGAAAAATTTCTCCATGCCCGGATAGGCTACGCAAATTTTCCGTGCATACTTTGCCAGCAACTTGTTGGTCAGCCCCGCAAAGGCGTTTTGCTCTTGCAGGAAAATCGGTACGTTGTTCCAAGCCGCTACCTGCCCGATAGCCCCGCTGGCATAGCCTCCCACGCCGATAACGGCATCGGGGCGAAACTCGCGCAAGATTCGGCGGGCTTTCCAAAGGCTTGCCGCCAAGCGGAAAGGGAAAGTCAAATTGGCTTTCCACTGCCCGCGCTGCAAGCCGCGAATCGGCAGCCCGACGATGGTATAGCCTGCCTTCGGCACTTTTTCCATTTCCATTTTGCCCTCTGCACCCACGAAAAGCAGTTGCAGGTCGGGTATGCGTTGCTGCAAAGCCTGCGCAATGGCAATCGCCGGATAAATATGTCCGCCGGTACCTCCTCCGCTGATGATGACTTTTTGCAACTGCATATTTTTCAACACTAATTTTTCAATGACAAATAACCAACTCTCCCCTATTGAAACCTCAACCTCGCCTGACGCACTTCCAGCGGTTTAATGGTGCGCACACCACGGCTCACGCTGATAATCACACCGATAGATACGCCCGTGAATAACATGGACGTTCCGCCCATGCTAATCAGCGGCAACGGCAAGCCCGTAATAGGCACTATACCCACGGCAACACCCATATTGACCAATGCCTGCACGACCAAACTGAAACTCAAACCTGCTGAAAGCAATCCTCCGAATGCCAATTCACTGTTGGCAGCCGCCAACATTCCACGATAGAGCAAGGTCAGGTACAGCCCAATGACCACTGCCGCACCGATGAATCCGTATTCTTCTACCAAAATGGCAAAAATGAAGTCCGAATAAGGGTGCGGAATGTAGTTGCGCTGGGTGCTTTGCCCGGGTCCCTTGCCGATGAATCCTCCCGTAGCAATGGCAATATGCGATTGCTCGGCTTGGAAAGGCATATCATCTAAGTTAAAAAATGCCTGAATCCGATTTTTGGCAGTTTCGCCGCGCTGACCGACGGCTACGGCAAACATACCCGCCAGCAAACCAACGATGAGCAAAGAGGTCAGGTAGCGGGAAGGCACACGCCCGATGAACATCAGCAGCATACAGGTTGCAAAGAGCAACACCGCCCCCGAAAGGTCGGAAAGCCCGATGAGTCCGCAAATCACGCCGCACCATATTAATATAGGTGTAAAAGCCCGTTGCGTATCGGTGCGCAGAGCATTTTGACGCTTTGCCAGCATACTTGCCACATTGACAATAAGGGCAAACTTTGCCAAGTCGGAAGGCTGAAAGGTTTGGTTGAAATACGGAATCGTAATCCAGCGGGTCGCATCGTTGAGCGTAACGCCGTAGCGCCACGTGACCAACAGCAGCGGCACGGAAAGCAGCAGCGCAAACCGCGACAGGCGCGAATAGACGCGGTAATCTATGCGGCTGCAAAACCACATGGCAATGAAGCCGACCAAAACCAGCAGCGAATGGCGCACCAAGTAGGCTTCCGTATCGCCCTCCATGCGGCGGAATGCCAGCGTACCCGTCGCGCTGTACACCAGCAGAATGCCGATGACGGAAAGGGCAAAAACCACCCCCCAAAGCACGGGGTCGCCCTGAAAGATGTCTTTCAGCTCTATCCTGCGCTGCAAGGCAACGGTTTGACCGCTGTCGTCTGCCGTTTGTTTTGCTGTGTTTTCCATATTTTTTGTTCGTTTATGTCCAAACCTGACGTTTTTTTAGAAACCCGTCAGGTTTACAAAGCGTGTTAAGTCGTTACGGTCTCCCCCAGTTTCCGACAAGCGGCGGCGAATTGCAGCCCTCTGTCTTCGTAATTTTTGAACAAGTCAAAACTTGCGCAGGCAGGCGAGAGCAGTACCACATCGCCGGGGGCGGCAAAGCGGTAAGCGGCAGCCACTGCCTCTTCCATGCTGTGCGTATCGGCTATTTGCGGCACAATCGGCGCGAAATAGCGGTATAGCTTGCTGTTATCTGCGCCCATGCACACAAGAGCTTTTACCTTGCGTTTGACAAGGTCGCGCATCAGGTCATAGTCGTTGCCTTTGTCTTTGCCGCCGGCAATCCATACGATAGGTTCGCGGTAGGCATCCAGTGCGTACATGGCAGCGTCCACGTTCGTAGCTTTGGAATCGTTGATAAACGTAATTCCTTGATAAACATGTACTTTCTGCAAGCGATGCGGGGCATTGACAAAGCCGGGCAGTGCTTCCTGAATGGCTTTTGCGCTCACCCCTGCCAACAGAACCGCCTGAATGGCAACCGCCATGTTAATCATGTTGTGGCGACCGACCAAGGGCAGCCGCTCAAAGGTATAGCCGCCAACGCTGAGCGTGCCGTTACCGAATTGCGCATCGGTAATGGGGTATTGACGGGCGGCGATGCTGCGCTTTGCCAACTCCGATGCAAGAATCGGGTCTTGGGCAAAATAGACAAAGGCATCTTCCGCCTCCATTTTTTGCAACAGTCGGAATTTAGCCGCCGCGTAGAGTTCCATGCTGTTGTCGTAGCGGTCTAAATGGTCGGGCGTGATGTTGAGCAACACGGCAATGTTGGGGCGGAAAGTATAGCAATTGTCCAATTGGAAACTGCTGATTTCCAGCACGTACCAATCAATTTTTCTGCCTTCGGAACGCTCTAATGCCACTTGTCGCGCAAAACTTTCGCCTACGTTGCCTGCCAATGCCACGTTTTGTCCAGTGGCTTTCATCAGGTAATGGGTGAGCAGCGTGGTAGTGGTTTTGCCGTTTGTACCCGTAATGGCAATGAATCGGGCGGGGGTATAACGCGCCGCAAATTCAATTTCGGACAGCACAGGGATACCCTTGGCAAGGGCTGCGGCAACTACGGGAACGGCATCGGGGATGCCGGGGCTTTTCACGATTTGGTCGGCTGCCAAGATGCGCTTTAACGTATGAGTGCCTTCCTCAAAGGCAATGTCGTGTTGTTGCAACTCACGGCGATAGCGTTCGGCAATGGTGCCGCCGTCGGATACGAACACCTCGTACCCTAACTGTCGGGCCAGTACTGCCGCTCCGACGCCGCTTTCGGCTGCACCTAACACTGCAATTTTCATATCGCTATCTGATTTTCAGACTAATAACCGTAAACAATGCAAGTAACACTTGAACAATCAGGAAGCGGTTCACGATTTTTACCTCGTGAATGCCCTTCTTTTGGAAATGGTGATGCAGCGGCGACATAAGGAAAATGCGCCGCCCTTCGCCGTATTTCTTTTTGGTGTATTTAAAATAGGACACCTGAATCATGACCGACAGATTTTCCACCAGAAAAACGCCGCACAGAACGGGAATCAACAACTCTTTGCGAATGGCTACGGCGATAACGGAAATCAACGCGCCCAGCATGAGGCTGCCCGTATCGCCCATGAACACCTGCGCGGGGTAAGAATTGTACCAAAGAAAACCGATGCACGCCCCCACGAAGGCAAGGCAGAAAATAGTCAGCTCGCCCGTATGCGGTATGTACATGATGTTCAGGTACTTAGCCGTCAGCACGTTGCCCGAAACGTACGCCAGCACAGCCAGCGTAACGCCTATGACGGCGGAAGTTCCCGCTGCCAGCCCGTCCAAGCCGTCGGTAATGTTGGCCCCGTTGGAAACAGCGGTGATAATGAACGTTACCACGCCTACGTACAACACCCACAGGAAGGCATCGTTAGCTACCGGCCAGATGTCGGCATAATCAAACTCGTTGTTTTTGACAAACGGAATGGTGGTTTTGGTGGACTTAACATCCTCAAATTTGCCTTGTCGGGTTGCCAACATGACATTTTCGGTAGTTACCTTGTCGTCATAGTCGCGCACGACTACGTACTCGTTGAAGTAGAGCGTTGTGCCTACAATGATGCCCAGCGTAACCTGCCCCACGATTTTGAACCGCCCTTTGAGTCCTTCTTTGTTTTTGAGAAAAACTTTGATGTAATCGTCGGCAAAGCCAATCAGCCCCGCAAAAACAGTGGTAATGAGCAGCAGCACAATATATACGTTGGTCAGACGCGTAAAGAGCAGCACGGGAATCAGAATGGCAGCCAGAATAATCAGCCCGCCCATGGTTGGTGTTCCTTTTTTCTCGGTTTGCCCCTGCAAGCCCAACTCGCGGATGGTTTCGCCGATTTGCTGACGGCGCAGGTAGTTGATGATGCGTTCACCGAAAGTCATCCCAATCAGCAGCGAAACAACCGCAGCCATACCTGCCCGGAAAGAAATATACTGGAACAAGCCCGCCCCCGGCAGGTTGAATTGTTCGTCCAGATATTGAAACAGATAGTAGAGCACTTGTCAGCTTAGTTTAGGTTCTGTAAATATTCGGCTGCAATTTTTTTATCGTCAAAGGGGTATTTCACGCCCTCAATTTCCTGATAGTCTTCGTGTCCTTTGCCTGCAATCAAGATGATGTCGCCTGCTTTTGCTTCGGCAACAGCCGTTGCGATTGCCTGCCTGCGGTCGGTGATGACTTGCACACGGTCGGCGGCATCGGCAGGTACGCCCCTTTCCATATCCGCCAGAATTGCCTCGGGCTTTTCAAAGCGCGGATTGTCGGAAGTGAGCACCACTCGGTCGCTGAATTGGCAGGCGATTGCCGCCATCACAGGGCGTTTGGCTGCATCGCGGTTGCCGCCGCAGCCTACCACGGTGATAATTGCTTCTTTGCCTTG encodes:
- the ftsZ gene encoding cell division protein FtsZ, with protein sequence MKELRYEFDMLTNNDSIIKVIGVGGGGSNAVNHMYRQGIRGVDFYVCNTDIQALQLSPVPNKVQLGANLTAGLGAGANPEKGRNSAIESKEEIRKMLTGNTKMVFITAGMGGGTGTGAAPVIAEIAKEMGILTVGIVTAPFQFEGKPKQARAEQGIAELRKHCDTVIVILNNKLREIYGNTTMRDAFNQADNVLTKAAKSIAEIITVPGIINVDFEDVRTVMKDSGVAVMGSASAEGDNRARRAVEAAITSPLLNDTDIFGAKYILLSIMVGDEDTFQFEELEEITQYVQEQAGENAEIIFGQAVDEALGKAISVTVIATGFQEHHEPEQRAVYDLATSKRIQNPAKELNKKVPLIFDNEADFFDKDEDVIAPQPKPMKTVQPKAPEKVVYRLDGEELPPPMALESDEELRRRLLEEQYKSRLQRVESAKSIHELSNQELNEKKDIPAYLRRNVKLNDVDHSSVNPVSRMNITDGDHMLGNNRFLHDNVD
- the ftsA gene encoding cell division protein FtsA, with amino-acid sequence MNDKIIVGLDIGTTKICAIVGRLDNFGKLEIIGMGKAESQGVKDGVVSNISKTTVSITEAIAEAEKTSGIEIRVVNVGIAGKHIRSYLHRGSITRSRNDDEITIEDVNRLTNDMYRTVTTPGSEIIHVMPQHYTVDYEENIKDPVGMAGVKLEADFHIITAQTNAVKNIKRAVERAGLQIENIILEPLASSLAVLSEEEKEAGIAIVDIGGGTTDIAIFHDGIIRHTAVIPFGGEIITSDIKQGCSVLESQAEQLKVFFGSSLPAATPENVMVSIPGLRDRPAKEISVKNLARIIEARVEEIVEMVYLEIVRSGYANKLAGGIVLTGGGAMLQGIRELFSLKTGLDTRIGYPNEHLGKSKHENVKSPMFATSVGLVLAGFMTIDEREDNYLKSPKISGVEGYSYGSGSSRPSASSFFRDILQKTKDLLIDDFDDGKY
- a CDS encoding cell division protein FtsQ/DivIB, which codes for MRRFRLKKRAKILLTAIAIFAAVGFAGRHYARVSNGQVLIQLNYAEEGQLLTESDIEAIVNDFRRGDSLATEPGAINLVALENRIRQYNFVEDCQVSRDLKGTLVINVTQRKPVARVMRNKGGSYYISDEGKMIPTSDKFTARVPIVTGEGTDSLSNLDTLVQPYGKALLEVLNFIDKDPFWKAQIAQIDIDKDLHLTFYPTVGEQLIEFGEPVDVEKKFRRLALFYEKIVPAKGWTAYRKVKVGFNNQIVCE
- the murC gene encoding UDP-N-acetylmuramate--L-alanine ligase: MLANIRFVYFVGIGGIGMSNLARWCKANGYEVAGYDRTATPLTAALQSEGMDIHFTDDVALIPAPFLENPKATLVVYTPAVPKDHRELNYLIANGFDCRKRAAVLGLIANAMRCLAVAGTHGKTSTSSTLAHLIHHSGTDCAAFLGGITQNYQTNFLLNRGEAAQAWAVVEADEYDRSFLHLQPLAAVITSTDADHLDIYGEADRLRESFTDFGKQVKSFLLLHRLAQVRQADFANAEVWRYDAQSAAGLDVWAENIRVVNGRTVFDWVVRGKTMLKDAVLAVPGMHSLNNALAALTLAWKVAQIAPESLREALATYKGVKRRFEICIETDELVYVDDYAHHPTEIDAFIAAMRMRYPNRHLTVVFQPHLFSRTRDFAAGFSESLSRADRLILLPIYPARELPMEGVTSELIFRRATVQDKHLITEQELLPMLRQLDIDLLATVGAGDIDRFVPQITETFTLKTV
- the murG gene encoding undecaprenyldiphospho-muramoylpentapeptide beta-N-acetylglucosaminyltransferase, which translates into the protein MQLQKVIISGGGTGGHIYPAIAIAQALQQRIPDLQLLFVGAEGKMEMEKVPKAGYTIVGLPIRGLQRGQWKANLTFPFRLAASLWKARRILREFRPDAVIGVGGYASGAIGQVAAWNNVPIFLQEQNAFAGLTNKLLAKYARKICVAYPGMEKFFPKERIVLTGNPVRQDIQHLEGLREKAAAHFGLAADRKTVLVLGGSLGARTVNRCIQKEALRLLDGGYQLIWQTGKGYYDALRALFPPQKGLYISDFVYEMHYAYALADVVVSRAGALSVSEICVAQKPCILIPSPNVAEDHQTKNALALAEKGAALMVKDSEAEALLGDMLMQLLADEAKQAALKNSIRAFARPDAAAQIAEVIVSEIDKA
- a CDS encoding FtsW/RodA/SpoVE family cell cycle protein, which encodes MENTAKQTADDSGQTVALQRRIELKDIFQGDPVLWGVVFALSVIGILLVYSATGTLAFRRMEGDTEAYLVRHSLLVLVGFIAMWFCSRIDYRVYSRLSRFALLLSVPLLLVTWRYGVTLNDATRWITIPYFNQTFQPSDLAKFALIVNVASMLAKRQNALRTDTQRAFTPILIWCGVICGLIGLSDLSGAVLLFATCMLLMFIGRVPSRYLTSLLIVGLLAGMFAVAVGQRGETAKNRIQAFFNLDDMPFQAEQSHIAIATGGFIGKGPGQSTQRNYIPHPYSDFIFAILVEEYGFIGAAVVIGLYLTLLYRGMLAAANSELAFGGLLSAGLSFSLVVQALVNMGVAVGIVPITGLPLPLISMGGTSMLFTGVSIGVIISVSRGVRTIKPLEVRQARLRFQ
- the murD gene encoding UDP-N-acetylmuramoyl-L-alanine--D-glutamate ligase, translating into MKIAVLGAAESGVGAAVLARQLGYEVFVSDGGTIAERYRRELQQHDIAFEEGTHTLKRILAADQIVKSPGIPDAVPVVAAALAKGIPVLSEIEFAARYTPARFIAITGTNGKTTTTLLTHYLMKATGQNVALAGNVGESFARQVALERSEGRKIDWYVLEISSFQLDNCYTFRPNIAVLLNITPDHLDRYDNSMELYAAAKFRLLQKMEAEDAFVYFAQDPILASELAKRSIAARQYPITDAQFGNGTLSVGGYTFERLPLVGRHNMINMAVAIQAVLLAGVSAKAIQEALPGFVNAPHRLQKVHVYQGITFINDSKATNVDAAMYALDAYREPIVWIAGGKDKGNDYDLMRDLVKRKVKALVCMGADNSKLYRYFAPIVPQIADTHSMEEAVAAAYRFAAPGDVVLLSPACASFDLFKNYEDRGLQFAAACRKLGETVTT
- the mraY gene encoding phospho-N-acetylmuramoyl-pentapeptide-transferase — its product is MLYYLFQYLDEQFNLPGAGLFQYISFRAGMAAVVSLLIGMTFGERIINYLRRQQIGETIRELGLQGQTEKKGTPTMGGLIILAAILIPVLLFTRLTNVYIVLLLITTVFAGLIGFADDYIKVFLKNKEGLKGRFKIVGQVTLGIIVGTTLYFNEYVVVRDYDDKVTTENVMLATRQGKFEDVKSTKTTIPFVKNNEFDYADIWPVANDAFLWVLYVGVVTFIITAVSNGANITDGLDGLAAGTSAVIGVTLAVLAYVSGNVLTAKYLNIMYIPHTGELTIFCLAFVGACIGFLWYNSYPAQVFMGDTGSLMLGALISVIAVAIRKELLIPVLCGVFLVENLSVMIQVSYFKYTKKKYGEGRRIFLMSPLHHHFQKKGIHEVKIVNRFLIVQVLLALFTVISLKIR